A genomic region of Pirellulales bacterium contains the following coding sequences:
- a CDS encoding amidohydrolase, which produces MHSRFFIDCGALRLIGCLWGAAVLMAPATCHADKGALPAAIDARAEAAWQAALQIWEWAEPGYQEEKSSALLTQMLEREGFEIERGVAGIPTAFTATAGSGRPVIAILGEYDALPGLSQQAVPEQLPRIPGGYGQACGHHLFGTASATAAIVVAEQLKKDKLPGTVRFYGCPAEEGGAAKVFMVRAGLFNDCDVALHWHPGSRNAAGDATCLARMAAKFRFHGTSAHAAASPEQGRSALDAVELTNHASELLREHTPDLTRIHHVITAGGGAPNVVPDFAEVFYYVRHPQSDVAKAVYARLVKCAEAGALATETKLEVDYLGGTHELVPNDTLSRITLANLQALNDLKFTPEEEKFAARIATTLPKPAALDTLREVSDNKGGQNKGSTDVGDVSWVVPTTGFSTVCWVPGTPGHSWQATAAGGTTIGRKGMLLAAKVLAATAYDLATKPEAIAAAKDELARRVGKEGYQSLLTPGQKPPLDYRKAPVVGGVAE; this is translated from the coding sequence ATGCATTCTCGATTTTTCATCGATTGCGGCGCGTTACGGCTCATCGGTTGCTTATGGGGTGCGGCGGTGCTGATGGCGCCGGCGACTTGTCACGCCGATAAAGGAGCGCTGCCGGCGGCCATCGATGCGCGGGCCGAAGCGGCCTGGCAGGCGGCTTTGCAAATCTGGGAATGGGCCGAGCCTGGTTATCAGGAAGAAAAGTCATCGGCGCTGCTGACGCAGATGCTCGAGCGCGAAGGATTCGAGATCGAGCGCGGCGTGGCCGGCATTCCAACAGCGTTCACGGCGACCGCCGGCAGTGGCCGGCCGGTGATCGCGATCCTGGGAGAGTACGACGCGCTGCCCGGCCTTTCGCAACAGGCCGTGCCTGAGCAGTTGCCACGCATCCCTGGCGGATATGGCCAAGCATGTGGGCACCATCTATTTGGCACGGCGTCGGCCACCGCGGCGATTGTTGTGGCCGAGCAATTGAAGAAAGACAAGCTGCCCGGCACGGTGCGCTTCTACGGCTGCCCGGCCGAGGAGGGGGGCGCGGCCAAGGTGTTCATGGTTCGCGCTGGCTTGTTCAACGACTGTGACGTCGCCTTGCACTGGCATCCTGGCAGTCGCAATGCTGCCGGCGATGCAACCTGTCTGGCGCGGATGGCGGCGAAGTTTCGTTTTCACGGCACGAGCGCTCATGCCGCGGCCTCGCCCGAGCAAGGACGATCGGCCCTGGACGCGGTGGAACTGACGAATCATGCGTCCGAGCTGTTGCGCGAGCACACGCCCGATTTGACGAGAATTCATCATGTGATCACAGCGGGAGGGGGAGCACCGAACGTGGTGCCCGATTTTGCCGAGGTCTTCTACTATGTACGGCATCCGCAATCCGACGTTGCCAAGGCCGTTTACGCACGCCTCGTGAAATGTGCCGAGGCCGGTGCGCTCGCGACCGAGACGAAGCTCGAAGTCGATTATTTGGGAGGCACGCACGAGCTGGTGCCGAACGACACGCTGTCGCGAATCACGCTGGCGAATCTACAGGCATTGAATGATCTGAAATTCACGCCGGAAGAGGAGAAGTTCGCCGCACGGATCGCCACGACGCTGCCAAAACCGGCGGCGCTCGACACGTTGCGGGAAGTGTCCGACAACAAGGGAGGGCAGAACAAGGGCTCGACCGACGTGGGGGACGTGTCGTGGGTGGTGCCAACGACCGGATTTTCGACCGTGTGCTGGGTGCCGGGGACGCCGGGTCACAGTTGGCAAGCCACGGCCGCCGGCGGCACAACGATCGGTCGTAAGGGAATGCTGTTGGCCGCAAAGGTGTTGGCCGCAACGGCGTATGACCTGGCGACCAAGCCCGAGGCAATTGCCGCGGCGAAGGATGAGTTGGCGCGGCGCGTCGGCAAGGAAGGATACCAGTCTCTGCTGACGCCCGGTCAGAAGCCGCCGCTCGATTATCGCAAGGCGCCCGTGGTGGGTGGCGTTGCCGAATAG
- a CDS encoding DUF1361 domain-containing protein: MEYRLEMIRRVLHPDFGMGWNAALALVPLAMAVALFRPRWRRGIFWWLGVIVFCLFLPNSAYTLTDVLHLVNHIRREPHLPVWSVALVLIPQYALFMMAGWQAHVLSLMRCGDYLKAIGRERLVFPCEIALTLLVSLGVYLGRFQRFNSWDVISQPERLALTTIDNFTRRHPLEAMAATFGVLCVLYYATKIVDRALIEYGERRW, translated from the coding sequence ATGGAATACCGTCTGGAAATGATTCGCCGTGTCCTGCATCCCGACTTCGGGATGGGCTGGAACGCGGCGCTGGCTCTGGTCCCCTTGGCGATGGCCGTCGCTTTGTTCCGACCACGCTGGCGACGTGGGATTTTCTGGTGGCTGGGCGTGATCGTGTTCTGCCTGTTTCTGCCGAACTCGGCCTACACGCTGACCGACGTTCTGCATCTGGTGAACCACATCCGCCGAGAACCGCACCTGCCGGTGTGGAGCGTGGCGCTGGTGCTGATTCCGCAATACGCGCTGTTCATGATGGCCGGCTGGCAAGCGCACGTGCTGTCGCTGATGCGCTGCGGCGATTATTTGAAGGCCATCGGCCGAGAGCGGCTGGTCTTCCCCTGTGAGATCGCGTTGACGTTATTGGTCAGCCTGGGCGTCTACCTGGGGCGCTTTCAGCGATTCAATAGCTGGGACGTCATCAGCCAGCCTGAGAGATTGGCACTGACCACGATCGACAACTTCACGCGCCGGCATCCGCTCGAAGCAATGGCCGCAACGTTCGGTGTGTTGTGCGTGCTGTACTACGCGACCAAGATCGTCGATCGCGCGCTGATTGAGTACGGAGAGCGCCGCTGGTAG
- a CDS encoding DUF2092 domain-containing protein produces MRIAGRLVAFAVLLGVMLCADSRAQIVGPRPPGKSAIDPQVVTVINAWGKHVTELPGFGFTVRATTQVKQGQQAQSQEVTTRIVAERPNKLAVSAKSGDDAAQLFSDGKSLVVALTSVGKYFLDDTPDRWNSWARIIANPVPSAIVTEGNAGPITGALLAKDPGATLLRMIESATYGGEAMLGDTKCHLINAVGDVTDWQLWIDAGPKPVIRQFVPDMNKGLARQAAAQGKAPLQNVRVTCVVKYTDWEENPLLAADVFTFHPTAGMVKIPLPVAPEEPPHPLLGKMAPAANLAVLGGGKLDLAALRGKNIVILDFWATWCKPCRMAMPIVERVADEFKKQGVVLYAVNREEEPELVQNFAEQAGLVMKIALDRDGRVSEEYQAQSIPQTVLIGKDGTVQVVHVGVGPEFEEDLREELAALVAGKDLAAQKKAKAAAAKAPTQAGPPVAGPPVPNGAAGGK; encoded by the coding sequence ATGCGGATTGCAGGGAGATTAGTCGCGTTTGCCGTTCTGCTCGGCGTGATGTTGTGCGCTGATTCACGTGCGCAGATTGTCGGCCCGCGACCGCCGGGAAAGTCCGCGATCGATCCGCAAGTTGTAACCGTCATCAATGCCTGGGGTAAACACGTCACGGAGCTGCCGGGATTTGGCTTCACGGTGCGAGCAACGACACAAGTCAAACAAGGTCAACAGGCCCAATCGCAAGAAGTGACGACGCGGATCGTGGCCGAGCGGCCCAACAAGCTGGCCGTGAGCGCAAAATCGGGCGATGACGCGGCGCAACTTTTTAGCGACGGCAAATCGTTGGTCGTGGCGCTGACCTCGGTGGGAAAATATTTCCTGGACGACACGCCCGATCGCTGGAACAGTTGGGCCAGAATCATCGCCAATCCGGTTCCTTCGGCGATCGTCACCGAGGGAAATGCCGGTCCGATTACCGGGGCGCTGTTGGCCAAGGACCCAGGCGCGACGCTGCTGCGGATGATCGAATCGGCCACCTACGGCGGTGAAGCGATGTTGGGCGATACGAAATGCCATTTGATCAACGCCGTAGGGGACGTGACCGATTGGCAATTATGGATCGATGCCGGCCCGAAGCCGGTCATTCGCCAATTCGTGCCCGACATGAATAAGGGGCTGGCCCGACAAGCGGCAGCGCAGGGCAAAGCGCCTTTGCAAAATGTGCGCGTGACCTGCGTCGTGAAATATACAGACTGGGAAGAGAATCCGCTGTTGGCGGCCGACGTGTTTACGTTCCATCCAACGGCAGGAATGGTGAAGATACCGCTACCTGTCGCGCCGGAAGAGCCGCCGCATCCGCTGCTGGGAAAGATGGCGCCGGCCGCGAACCTGGCAGTGCTGGGTGGTGGCAAACTCGACTTGGCGGCGCTACGTGGCAAGAACATCGTGATCCTCGACTTCTGGGCAACCTGGTGCAAACCATGCCGGATGGCGATGCCGATCGTCGAGCGCGTGGCCGATGAGTTCAAGAAGCAAGGCGTGGTGCTATACGCCGTGAATCGAGAGGAAGAGCCTGAGCTGGTGCAAAACTTTGCCGAGCAGGCGGGCCTAGTGATGAAGATCGCGCTCGATCGAGACGGCCGCGTCTCGGAGGAGTATCAGGCGCAGTCGATTCCGCAAACCGTGCTCATCGGCAAGGATGGCACAGTGCAGGTCGTACACGTCGGGGTCGGGCCGGAATTCGAAGAGGACTTGCGCGAAGAACTCGCAGCGCTGGTCGCGGGGAAGGATTTGGCTGCCCAGAAAAAGGCGAAAGCCGCCGCGGCCAAGGCGCCGACTCAGGCTGGTCCGCCGGTTGCCGGCCCGCCAGTTCCCAATGGCGCTGCCGGGGGAAAATAA
- a CDS encoding TetR/AcrR family transcriptional regulator, producing MSAQPIQTAQSTEPCTPGRREERRQAIIETAARLFAELGYASCEMERVASELGIAKGTLYLYFSSKEALFYACVDAGMRQMQSVVGKAAEENVDPIERISRGIRAYLQFFEDHPEHVELLIQERANFKGRSRPTYFEYRDQNREKWRPIHAEMIARGRYRDDIPVERIMDAIGNLLYGTMFTNHFVGRAVSLNEQYQSLVEIVMRGLLSEQERTVPAAQGPLE from the coding sequence ATGTCAGCGCAGCCAATCCAAACTGCACAATCTACTGAGCCGTGTACGCCGGGACGCCGTGAGGAACGACGCCAGGCGATTATTGAAACGGCCGCGCGACTCTTCGCCGAACTCGGTTACGCTTCTTGCGAAATGGAGCGGGTGGCCTCCGAATTGGGAATCGCCAAGGGGACACTTTATCTGTACTTCTCCAGCAAGGAGGCGCTGTTCTACGCCTGCGTCGATGCGGGCATGCGTCAAATGCAGAGCGTGGTCGGTAAGGCGGCGGAAGAAAACGTCGATCCGATCGAGCGTATTTCACGCGGCATTCGGGCCTATCTGCAATTCTTCGAAGATCATCCCGAACACGTCGAGCTGCTGATTCAAGAACGGGCGAATTTCAAAGGTCGCAGCCGGCCGACGTATTTCGAGTATCGCGATCAGAATCGCGAAAAGTGGCGCCCCATTCATGCCGAAATGATCGCCCGGGGGCGTTATCGCGACGACATCCCGGTCGAGCGGATCATGGACGCGATCGGCAACCTGCTGTACGGCACGATGTTCACGAATCATTTCGTCGGCCGCGCCGTGTCACTGAACGAGCAGTATCAATCACTGGTCGAAATCGTGATGCGCGGATTGCTGAGCGAACAAGAGCGGACTGTTCCGGCCGCGCAGGGGCCGCTCGAGTAA
- a CDS encoding efflux RND transporter periplasmic adaptor subunit, with amino-acid sequence MSYMAIDCDNSTPANLSARATNLLLAGGFVMLLAGLATSTGCNRKAAGPPPVKIQQVMYTTPVEEVVSEYEEFTGRTAAMKTVEIRARVSGYLDKVNFADGAEVKIGDLLFQIDPRWFKASADQAAANVSQYESRIERLDRQVTRATPLIENHVKSQEEFDQYTFDHAEAKSTLKGMQAAKELADLNLSYTRVLSPIDGRISRRMVDPGNLVRADETVLTTIVSIHPIYAYFDIDERTVLRLRRLVRDGRIKSHRETEITVQVALSDEDQFNLSGVVDFVDNQVDPTTGTLRLRAVIQNPNRLLSPGLFVRIRFPIGDPHPALLIPEEALATDQGQRFVYVIDDKNHVVYRRVQVGMLLGGKRVITQGLAPEDRIAVSGLQRLRKDLEVDPRPLNGGPSANASLPPAGSSGAPVAGVAAPPAGGANPPPTEGANPPPATIVETKAASAPPPPTAPTAR; translated from the coding sequence ATGTCATATATGGCAATCGACTGCGACAATTCGACACCGGCCAACTTGTCCGCTCGCGCCACGAACCTGCTGCTCGCCGGCGGATTCGTGATGTTACTGGCCGGCCTGGCCACTTCCACGGGCTGCAATCGTAAGGCCGCGGGTCCGCCGCCGGTCAAGATTCAACAGGTCATGTATACGACCCCCGTCGAAGAGGTCGTCTCGGAATACGAGGAATTCACCGGCCGCACGGCCGCGATGAAAACTGTCGAGATCCGGGCCCGTGTCAGCGGTTACCTCGATAAGGTCAATTTCGCCGACGGCGCCGAAGTGAAGATCGGCGATCTGCTGTTTCAAATCGATCCGCGCTGGTTCAAGGCCTCGGCCGATCAGGCCGCGGCCAACGTCAGCCAATACGAGTCGCGCATCGAGCGTTTGGATCGCCAGGTGACGCGGGCCACGCCGCTGATCGAAAATCACGTGAAGTCGCAAGAGGAATTCGATCAGTACACGTTCGATCATGCCGAAGCCAAATCAACCCTCAAGGGAATGCAGGCGGCCAAGGAATTGGCCGACCTGAATCTCAGCTACACGCGTGTTCTCTCGCCAATCGACGGGCGCATCAGCCGCCGCATGGTCGACCCTGGTAACCTGGTCCGCGCCGATGAAACCGTGCTGACCACGATCGTTTCGATCCACCCAATCTATGCCTACTTCGATATCGACGAGCGCACCGTGTTACGTCTCCGTCGCTTGGTGCGCGATGGGCGTATCAAGTCGCATCGCGAGACCGAGATCACGGTGCAGGTCGCCCTCTCGGACGAGGATCAATTCAATCTCTCGGGCGTAGTCGATTTCGTCGACAATCAGGTCGATCCCACGACCGGCACGTTGCGATTGCGGGCCGTGATCCAGAATCCGAATCGTCTGCTTTCACCTGGTTTGTTCGTTCGCATCCGCTTCCCGATCGGCGATCCGCATCCGGCGCTGTTGATTCCCGAAGAAGCGCTCGCCACTGATCAGGGACAACGCTTCGTGTATGTCATCGACGACAAGAATCACGTGGTCTACCGCCGCGTGCAAGTGGGCATGCTGTTGGGTGGCAAGCGCGTCATCACGCAAGGTCTGGCCCCCGAAGATCGCATCGCCGTGTCGGGCCTGCAGCGTCTGCGGAAAGATCTGGAAGTCGACCCGCGGCCGCTTAACGGCGGCCCCTCGGCAAACGCCAGTTTGCCACCCGCAGGAAGCTCCGGTGCGCCGGTGGCAGGTGTCGCTGCTCCGCCCGCGGGCGGTGCAAATCCGCCGCCAACTGAGGGCGCTAATCCGCCGCCGGCCACGATTGTCGAAACCAAGGCCGCTTCGGCTCCGCCTCCTCCCACCGCGCCGACAGCCCGGTAG
- a CDS encoding multidrug efflux RND transporter permease subunit: MFSRFFIDRPIFASVLSILITLAGAVAFYTLPLAQFPPVTPPTVQVDCNYPGASAQVVAQTVAAPIEQQVNGVEDMLYMASQSTNDGSYTLTVTFKPGVDLNLAQVLVQNRVALAMPLLPEVVRQTGVTTRKRSPDILMTVSLNSPDRRYDQLYLSNYALMRIRDELSRLSGISEVLVFGQRDYSMRIWLDPDKLTTRDLEVTDVVNAIREQNMHVALGQIGQPPAVDGQVKQMPLSVRGRLTLPEEFENIVIKFTADRRSVRIRDVGRVEMGARSEDISNRFDGKPTVGLAIFQLPDANALDTADRVKEKMGELSHDFPDGVIYEIGYDTTPYIRESVSEVFKALRDSVFLVALVVLVFLQGWRPSIIPLVAVPVAIVGTFAAMACVGFSLNNLTLFGLVLAIGIVVDDAIVVVEAVEYHIEHGLKPRDAAIRAMDEVAGPIIAVGLVLSAVFIPCAFISGIVGQFFRQFALTIAISTVISTINSLSLSPALAALLLRPREGKQDLITRLLDLVLGWFFRFFNFGVRKSTGAYIGIVGRMLRVPVIVLIIYGGLLYTTYWGYGQLPSGFIPSQDKGYLVASVQMPDSTSQQRTSQAMEVIEKIVMETPGVKNVNSVIGNSFMLSAYGSSFGSMFIILHDFDERKSPDLAADAIMASLRKQFAAKVPDALVNVFPPPAVSGLGRAGGFKFMVEDRGDLGLVELQRATDNMVAKGNQTTGLAGLFTVYKTDSPQLYIDVDRKACLTAGVSLAELFDALQSYLGSRYVNDFNRFGRTWQVIVQADTHFRDQVEDVKRLRIRNPSGTMVPLGSLATVSGVGGPLVLTRYNMYPAAGINGNSAPGFSTGQAITALEDLAHRELPNSMSVEWTELAYLEQLSGNTGMIVFAFSVIFVFLVLAALYESWAMPLAVILVVPMCVLCSIAGVAIANMDINIFTQVGFVVLIGLACKNAILIVEFAKYRREQGTPVREAVLQACELRLRPILMTSFAFILGVLPLVIATGAGAEMRRALGTAVFSGMLGVTFFGIFLTPIFFYVIDRMSHWHLFTQGPLARIARVLILILSPHQWWLAARRATTKLPNKKHTAPASAPDADHPNGSESPEPDQVLTASSAATNGAEANGTPPTTATQKLPPHQTP; the protein is encoded by the coding sequence GTGTTTTCGCGATTCTTCATCGACCGGCCGATCTTTGCGTCAGTGCTGTCGATTTTGATCACACTGGCTGGCGCGGTCGCTTTCTACACGCTGCCGCTGGCCCAATTCCCGCCGGTTACGCCCCCCACGGTGCAGGTCGACTGCAACTATCCCGGTGCGAGCGCGCAGGTCGTGGCCCAAACCGTCGCCGCGCCGATCGAGCAGCAGGTCAACGGCGTGGAAGACATGCTCTACATGGCTTCCCAAAGCACCAACGACGGATCTTACACACTGACCGTCACGTTCAAGCCGGGCGTGGATCTGAACCTGGCGCAGGTACTGGTGCAAAATCGCGTCGCTCTGGCGATGCCGCTTTTGCCCGAGGTCGTGCGGCAAACGGGCGTGACGACGCGCAAGCGCTCGCCCGACATTTTAATGACGGTCAGCCTGAATTCGCCCGACCGCCGCTACGACCAGCTTTACCTCAGCAATTACGCGCTGATGCGCATTCGTGACGAATTATCGCGTCTGTCCGGCATTAGCGAAGTACTGGTTTTCGGCCAGCGCGACTACAGCATGCGCATCTGGCTCGATCCAGACAAACTCACCACGCGCGATCTGGAAGTCACGGACGTCGTCAATGCGATCCGCGAACAAAACATGCACGTCGCGCTGGGCCAGATCGGCCAGCCGCCGGCGGTCGATGGCCAGGTCAAGCAGATGCCGCTATCGGTACGCGGACGTCTGACCTTGCCCGAAGAGTTCGAGAATATCGTCATCAAGTTCACGGCCGACCGCCGCAGCGTGCGTATTCGCGACGTAGGGCGCGTCGAAATGGGGGCCCGCAGCGAGGACATCAGCAATCGCTTCGACGGCAAGCCCACCGTAGGCCTGGCGATCTTTCAGCTCCCCGATGCCAATGCCCTCGACACGGCCGACCGCGTCAAGGAGAAGATGGGCGAGCTGTCGCACGACTTTCCCGACGGCGTCATTTACGAAATCGGCTACGACACCACGCCCTACATTCGCGAGTCGGTCAGCGAAGTTTTCAAGGCGCTGCGCGATTCGGTGTTTCTCGTCGCCCTGGTGGTACTCGTCTTTCTGCAGGGCTGGCGGCCGTCGATCATTCCCCTGGTCGCGGTGCCCGTGGCCATCGTCGGCACTTTCGCCGCCATGGCGTGCGTCGGTTTCAGCCTGAACAACTTGACGCTTTTCGGACTGGTGCTGGCGATCGGCATCGTCGTGGACGACGCCATCGTGGTCGTAGAGGCCGTGGAATATCACATTGAGCACGGGCTAAAGCCGCGCGACGCCGCGATCCGCGCCATGGACGAAGTCGCCGGCCCGATCATCGCCGTGGGGCTTGTGCTCTCGGCAGTGTTCATTCCGTGCGCTTTTATTTCTGGAATCGTCGGCCAGTTCTTCCGACAGTTCGCGCTGACGATCGCCATCTCGACCGTTATCTCGACCATCAATTCACTGAGCCTCAGTCCGGCCCTGGCGGCACTCTTATTGCGGCCGCGCGAGGGCAAGCAGGACCTGATCACCCGGTTGCTCGACCTGGTGCTCGGCTGGTTTTTCCGCTTCTTCAATTTCGGCGTGCGCAAATCGACCGGCGCCTACATCGGCATTGTCGGGCGGATGTTGCGCGTGCCGGTGATCGTCCTGATCATCTACGGCGGACTGCTTTACACGACGTATTGGGGTTACGGCCAGTTGCCCAGCGGATTTATTCCCTCGCAGGACAAGGGGTACCTGGTCGCCAGCGTGCAGATGCCCGACTCGACCAGCCAGCAGCGCACGTCGCAGGCCATGGAGGTGATCGAAAAGATCGTCATGGAAACGCCGGGCGTGAAGAACGTGAACTCGGTCATCGGCAACTCGTTCATGCTCAGCGCCTACGGCTCGAGCTTCGGCTCGATGTTCATCATCTTGCACGATTTCGACGAGCGTAAGTCGCCCGATCTTGCGGCCGACGCGATCATGGCTTCGCTCCGCAAGCAATTCGCCGCCAAGGTGCCTGACGCCTTGGTAAACGTCTTTCCGCCGCCGGCCGTGTCCGGCCTGGGGCGCGCGGGCGGATTCAAATTCATGGTCGAAGACCGCGGCGACCTGGGCCTCGTCGAGTTGCAGCGGGCGACCGACAACATGGTCGCCAAGGGAAATCAAACCACCGGCCTGGCCGGCCTGTTCACCGTCTACAAAACCGACTCGCCGCAGCTCTACATCGACGTCGACCGCAAAGCCTGCTTGACCGCCGGCGTCAGCCTGGCCGAATTGTTCGACGCGCTGCAATCGTACCTCGGTTCGCGCTATGTCAACGACTTCAATCGGTTCGGCCGCACCTGGCAGGTCATCGTGCAGGCCGACACGCATTTCCGCGACCAGGTCGAGGATGTAAAGCGACTGCGCATCCGCAATCCCAGCGGAACTATGGTCCCGTTGGGATCGCTCGCCACGGTGTCGGGCGTGGGCGGGCCGCTCGTGCTCACGCGTTACAACATGTACCCGGCCGCGGGCATTAACGGTAACTCGGCTCCCGGATTCAGCACCGGGCAGGCGATTACGGCGCTCGAGGACCTGGCCCATCGCGAGCTGCCGAATTCGATGTCGGTCGAATGGACCGAGCTGGCCTACCTCGAGCAGCTTTCCGGCAACACCGGCATGATCGTGTTCGCCTTCTCGGTGATCTTCGTCTTCCTGGTGCTGGCGGCGCTGTACGAAAGTTGGGCCATGCCGCTGGCCGTGATCCTGGTCGTGCCGATGTGCGTGCTCTGTTCGATCGCCGGCGTGGCGATCGCAAACATGGACATCAATATCTTCACGCAGGTCGGGTTCGTGGTGCTGATCGGCCTGGCCTGCAAGAACGCGATTCTGATCGTTGAGTTCGCCAAGTACCGTCGAGAGCAGGGGACCCCGGTCCGCGAGGCCGTGTTGCAAGCCTGCGAGTTGCGTTTGCGACCGATTTTGATGACGTCGTTCGCCTTCATCCTGGGCGTACTGCCGCTCGTGATCGCCACTGGCGCCGGCGCTGAAATGCGCCGCGCCCTCGGCACCGCCGTATTCTCCGGCATGTTGGGCGTGACGTTCTTCGGTATCTTCCTGACGCCGATCTTCTTCTACGTCATCGACCGGATGTCGCACTGGCACCTTTTCACACAAGGTCCGCTGGCGCGGATCGCGCGGGTCCTGATCCTGATCCTGTCACCGCACCAGTGGTGGCTAGCCGCCCGCCGGGCCACAACGAAACTTCCGAACAAAAAGCACACCGCCCCTGCGTCAGCGCCAGACGCGGATCACCCGAACGGCAGTGAATCGCCCGAACCCGATCAGGTACTAACCGCAAGCAGCGCAGCAACCAATGGCGCCGAAGCGAACGGCACACCACCGACAACCGCAACTCAAAAGCTGCCACCGCACCAAACCCCTTAG